The Mucilaginibacter sp. PAMB04168 genome contains the following window.
TATCAAGTACATTGACTATAAAGACGCTAACTTTTTATTAAAGTTCATTAACGATCAGGGTAAAGTATTACCACGTCGCTTAACTGGTACTTCATTGAAATTTCAGCGTAAAGTGGCCCAGGCTGTTAAACGTGCCCGTCACATTGGTTTATTACCTTACGTTACTGACTCGTTAAAATAATATAGGAGGTTAACAAAATGGACATTATTTTAAAACAAGACGTTAAAAACCTCGGCGAGAAAGACGAAGTGGTTAAAGTTAAAGCCGGTTACGGTCGTAACTTTTTAATCCCAAAAGGTTTTGGTATCCTGGCTACCGAATCAGCACGCAAAGTTTTAGCTGAAAACTTGAAACAAGCTCAGTTTAAACAAGACAAAATCCGTAAGGATGCTGATGAAGTTGCTGCACGTTTAGAAGGCGTTAAATTAACTATCGGTGCTAAAGCCGGTGAAAGCGGTAAAATCTTTGGAGCTATCAACACTATCCAGGTTGCTGATGCCCTTAAAAAACAAGGTTTTGAGGTTGACCGTCGTCGCATTACTTTTAACGAGGATCCTAAATTTGTTGGTGAGTACACCGCAATCTTAAACCTGCACAAAGAGGTTAAAGTTCAGGTACCTTTCGAAGTAGTAGCTGAGTAATTTTGATTTCAGCATCCGGAATGTCAATTTCGGATTTGAGAACATTATAATATTGAAAAGGTGTTTAGTTTAGGCTAAACACCTTTTTTATTTACTTTTATGGCATGATTAAAAGAGGCATTGGCAAGCTGATCTGGCGCTTTGTTAGGCTGTTTGTTATCGCATTTATAGGCATTTCGTTTTTATGGGTACTGCTGTACCGCTTTGTCAATCCGCCGGTAACCTGGCTCATGATGAGCAGGGGCTTTGAACGCAAAGCTGCCGGAAAGACCTGGAAAATTGACAAAGAATGGAAAGACTTTGACGAAATTTCCATAAACATGAAGAAAGCTGCTATAGCCGGCGAGGATCAGTCTTTTCTGGAACATAATGGCTTTGATTTTAAAGCCATTGAACGAGCAATCGCCAAGAACCAAAAGAGTAAAAAGGTTATTGGTGGCAGTACTATTTCTCAGCAAACGGCCAAAAACGTCTTTTTATGGTCAGGCCGTTCTTACATCCGTAAGGCATTCGAAGCATATTTTACCATGCTTATGGAATTGTTGTGGAGCAAACAACGCATTATGGAGGTGTACTTGAATGTTATTGAAATGGGCGATGGCATTTATGGTGCTGAGGCCGCAGCACAAAACTATTTCCATAAACCTGCAGCTAATCTTACCCGGCGCGAAGCGGCGGCTATTGCGGCTATCTTTCCCAGTCCGTTAAAAAGATCGGCTACCAATCCTACCCGTTTTATCAGGCACCGTCGCTATCTCATCATGAAAAACATGCGCAGGTTAGGTCCGCTTGATTTTTAATGTTGTTGTCTTTTATTTTCGGAATTTAAAGAATTGCTATCATGAACAATTGTGAGAGCTCTTGCCTGATACATATCTTGCTCCGGTATAACGCCTCTCATAATTGTTTTAGAAGACCAAACATCCTTCTCTTCTGCTTAATTGATTACCAAACTTCATCAGGCATAAAAATCTACAACTTCTATCCCACCATTCGCCCCTTAAATTCTGCCATTCACCGAAAATAGTTTCCTATGCCACGTCTTGAACCTTACTTTTAGGGCATGGCAACACAACCTATCATTTCAGTTAACAATCTGGTAAAGCAGTACGCTGATTTTACAGCCGTTAAGGGCATTAGCTTTGAAGTATACGAAGGCGAGATCTTTGGTCTGCTGGGCCCCAATGGCGCAGGCAAAACCACTACGCTCGAAATTATTGAAACGCTTCGCTCCAAAACATCCGGCGAGGTAAGCGTTGATGGTTTTTCGATCGATAAGCAAGCCAACCAAATTAAACAGCGCATTGGCGTTCAGCTACAAGCGGCAGGATATTACCCAGGCCTCAATTTAACCGAACTGCTGGAGCTATTTGCAGGTCTGTATGGCAACCACATTAACCCCATGGATATGCTGGCTAAAGTTGCCCTGACTGATAAGGCGAAAGCCAAGTACAAAGACCTTTCGGGCGGACAAAAACAGCGTTTTTCTATTGCCACCACCCTAATTAACAACCCCCGCATTATTTTTTTGGATGAGCCTACAACCGGCCTCGATCCGCAGGCACGCCGCAATCTGTGGGAACTTATTCGTGAAATACGCAATGCCAGAACCACAGTAGTAATTACTACCCACTACATGGACGAAGCTGAGGAGCTTTGTGACCGGGTAGCCTTTATTGATGGTGGCCGTGTAATAGGCATTAACACCCCCGACAGCTTTATTGATGAATTGGTAGCCACCGGTTTTGAACGCAAGAAAACTGTTAAGCAAGCTAACCTGGAAGATGTGTTCATTAACCTTACGGGAAAGGAATGGAGGGAGTAATTGAATTGCTTGTCAGCTTACCGCTATCAGCTTTTCCCTACTCTTACAATCCATTAAAACAAATAAACCACCGAACAAATCAACCCTAATCACATGAACAATTATAGTAATACCCGTGCAACGTTAGCCATAACTAAAGCCAGTTTACGATCTATATTCCGCAGTCCATCGGCTGTAGTTTTCAGCCTGCTGTTTCCGCTTATTTTTATTGTCATCTTCGCTAATGTGGGTGGCGGGGCAGTAAGTGTGGATGTAGGCGTTGCAAAAGGCTGTGATACCACTAATTTCGTTTATCTCGCTTTAAAGCAAAGCAAAATCATTAACCTTATACATAACCAGGATGAGGCTAATATGCTTAAAAATCTAAAAAAAGGCAGTATAGATGCCGTAATTAACATCAAGGTAAATGGTTCCTTCACTATATACCCGCCGCTCTCTGCCTTGCCACAAGCACCAATAGCAGCAAACCGATCACCTTTTGAGGTTAGCACACAGTACAGTGCTGCATCGCCCGATAAAGTCAACATTCTTAAGTCGGTATTAAACAGTACTATTTATCAAATTAATACGTTTGCGCTTAGTGGCATGCCTAAAATAGTTAAACTGCAAGAAACTGTTGTAAAAGGCCGCGAGTACAAGTACATCGACTTTATTCTACCCGGTCAGCTTGGCTTCTCCTTGCTTAACATCGGTGTATTCGGCACCGCCTTTGTGTTCCTGAGCCTGCGCCAAACACTGGTTATAAAACGCTTTTTTGCTACACCTGTACAAAGGTATAGCATTGTGCTGGGTGAGATGCTTGCCCGGGTGGCTTTTGCTTTACTCGGCGCAATTGTAATTATTGGCATAGGCCATTACGCGTTTGGCTTTACGCTGGTACACGGTGCCGTCACTGTTTTAAATATGTTGTTGCTCGCTTTTATTGGACTGGTCATATTTATGGGTTTTGGCTTTATCATATCAGGCTTGGCCAAAAACGAAACAAGTGTGCCGCCGCTTTCAAACATTATTACACTACCGCAATTTCTATTATCAGGCACGTTCTTCTCCACTTCTGCATTTCCAACATGGCTGCAACCTGTTAGCAATGCATTGCCCCTAACCCACTTAAACAACGCAATGCGTAAAATAGCGTTTGAAGGCGCCGGTTTAGGAGACGTTACACACCAGTTGCTTATACTATTTATATGGGGAATAGTCATCTATGCAGTAGCTGTAAAATCTTTCAAATGGGAATAACAATAAATTAACATAAAGTTTAAACTACCCTTATATTTGTGTGCTTGTTAATATTAGCTTAACAAGCGCGCTTTATGTTAAGACAGATATTCATTACTTTAATAGTCATAATTACAGCGGTTAAAACCTATGGACAGGGAACTAATCATGGGTTAGGCAGTTGGAATATCATAACAATTAATCTTCCGGGTAATACCAAACACCGGATTGGCGGCTATTTTGAAGCTCAAAACCGTAACTACGGGGTTGTGAGCAACTTTTATTACCATGAGGAGAAACTGGGCGTAAGCTATAATTTAGACGATAACAGCTTTTTTTTAATAGGCGGAGGCCGCTATACCACCTATGGCTTTGATGCAGTAGATGAAGGTCCATCAGCCACCGAAAACCGCTTATGGGAGCAATTTACTTACAACCACTACATAAGCCGCATCAAAATGGAACATCGCTACCGTATTGAGCAGCGCTGGGTAAATTCCGCATATCGCAACCGATTCCGTTACCGGCTCAACGTTTTTATACCTATCAATAAACCGGCGCTTGATCCACATACATTCTTTGCAGCCGCTTTTGGCGAAGTTTTTTTTAACAACAACCAACCTAATTTAGAAAGGAACCGCTTTACTCCCTCGCTCGGATATAAATTTAGTAAAGAATTCTCGTTTCAGGCTGGCTACATCAATCAGCGTGATTATGATTTAGCTTCAAGCGCTGATAAGAATTACCTTATCTTAACTGCCACTTATAACATACTGCGCAAGTAGTCAGGAACAAGATGCCCCGTTAAAACGTTATTTTTATTTATTTGCAAGGCTACGCAGGTAGCATACTAAGTTATTGTAAACAAAACACTAAGTATTCAATTTTTACACTTTGAATATCATTTTTTGCCCTTATCTTAGCGCGCAAATAATTGTATACCCATACACTTACCAAAAAATTATAATAGCATTATGAGCTTAATTATTAATGTACATGCCCGCCAGATACTCGACTCGCGCGGTAACCCAACTGTTGAAGTTGAAGTTTTAACCGAGAACGGCGCTCTAGGTCGTGCTGCTGTACCATCGGGCGCGTCAACAGGTGCTCACGAAGCGGTTGAACTGCGTGATAACGACAAAAACAAATACATGGGCAAAGGCGTATTACAAGCTGTAGCTAATGTAAATGACAAACTGGCTAAAGAGTTACAAGGCATGGACGTTTTTGAGCAAAATGCCATTGATAAAGTAATGCTTGAAATAGACGGCACCGCTAATAAAGGCAACTTAGGCGCAAACGCCATCCTGGGTGTATCATTAGCCGTTGCTAAAGCTGCTGCACAAGAAAGCCGCCAGCCTTTATACCGTTACATTGGGGGCGTTAATGCTAACACGCTGCCTATCCCTATGATGAACATCGTTAACGGTGGTTCACACTCTGATGCACCTATCGCATTTCAGGAGTTTATGATTATGCCAGTGGGCGCTCCTTCTTTCTCTGAGGCCTTACGTTGGGGAACTGAGGTATTTCATAACCTGAAAAAGATTTTGCACGACCGCGGCCTGTCAACCGCTGTAGGTGATGAAGGCGGCTTTGCCCCGACCTTTGAAGGCACCGAGGATGGTGTTGAAACCATTTTAAAAGCTATAGAAAAAGCAGGCTACAAAGCTGGCGAAGAGATTTTTTTGGCGTTTGATTGTGCTGCATCTGAATTTTATGTAGACGGCAAATATGACTACACTAAGTTTGAAGGCGAAAAAGGTGCTATCCGTACCAGCGCTGAGCAGGTTGAATACCTGGCCCAGTTAGCCGAAAAATATCCGATCATTTCTATTGAAGACGGCATGGCCGAGGACGATTGGGATGGATGGAAATTGCTGACAGAAAGAATTGGTGATAAAGTTCAGTTGGTAGGTGATGATTTGTTTGTAACTAACGTAACCCGTTTACAACAAGGCATTGATACCAATGTGGGTAATTCTATTTTAGTTAAAGTAAACCAAATTGGTTCTTTAACCGAAACCATCAACGCGGTATCATTAGCACAAACTAATGGTTACACCTCGGTAATGAGTCACCGTTCGGGCGAGACTGAAGACAGCACGATTGCCGACCTGGCAGTTGCGCTTAACTGCGGTCAGATCAAAACCGGTTCAGCCTCACGTTCAGACCGGATCGCAAAATACAACCAACTGTTGCGCATTGAGGAAGAATTAGGTGCCAACGCTAAATTTATAGGCAAAGACTTCAAATTTTTGAAGAAGAGATAATTGATTGATTAATGAGTAGTTGATATGTTCAGCTGCCAGTAACGAATAAAAACAATAAAGCCGCTCAATGAGCGGCTTTATTGTTTAGTAATATCGGGTTTCAACAACAGGTGTCAATCTGTAAACTTGTGTACAATAGCAAAAAGGTCTGCTAACTCAAAAGGCTTTTTCAGATAACCATCGGCTAAGCCAGCTTCAGTAACTTCTTTAATATTGCTAACTGCCGATACCATTATTATAGGAATATGACTAGTAGCAGGATTGGTTTTTAACTCCTTACTTAGCTGCTGCCCATTGGCATCACTTTTCCAGTCGGTTAACCAATTATCCAACAGAATAAGACTTGGATTGATCTGCGCAATGTCCTTCAAAATTCTGGCATCTTCTGATGCTATTACTTCGTAGCCATGCTCCTTTAAGGCATAGGTGATGGTATCTCTTATGTCTTTATCATCTTCAATAAGCAGAACTTTCTTAGCCATAACTCGTAGCGGTAAGTAAAATAACGTGATCTATCTAAAAAAATGACTTCAGCTATTATTGAAGCCTCATTAATTCTTAAATAGTAAACAACAATACCCCTGCTTTTTGTTTTACTATGCTACTTAAATACTGCAAATTTTTAAAGGCCAGGGCTTATTACACAAGCCTGGTTAATGTCTTAATTTTGGCAGGTTTGGTTAGCAACACTGGCGATACTCTAACAAAATGTTTATAATGCACAGCTTCCTGGTGCTTCTTTAATGATTCTTCGTCTTCCCACTCTTCTATAATCACATACCGGCAGCGTTCATCATTGTACTGGTACAACTCGTAACTCATACAGCCTTCTTCGCTTAATGATGTTTCAACCAGTTTTTTTAACTCCTGCTCAAATGCTTCCTCCGCATCAGCATGGCAATGCAAAATAGCTATCAGTTTAACACTCATAATTGGTTGGTTATATTACTTAATAACCAATAGCGGCAACAATTTGTTCAGGAATCTTAAAGTAAGCGTAATAAAAAGCTTGTTTTATGCTTCCATATAGCAGGGGCGGCAGCGGGGTTCGTAGCTTTCTTTTTCGCCAAGCAATATCCGGTTACCATCAGCAACCAGCCGGTAAGAGTATAAAGCAGGATTGCCACATTTTACACAAACAGCATGTACTTTGGTAACCGATTCGGCCATGGCCATAATAGCAGGCATGGGGCCAAAAGGCTTGCCTTTATAGTCCATATCTAAACCGGCAACTATAACCCTAACGCCTCTGTTTGCCAGCGCATTACATACGTAGGGTAGCTCATCATCAAAAAACTGGGCTTCATCAATACCAACTACCTGTACATGGCTGCCTAAAAGTAAAATGGCCGATGAGCTTTCAACTGGGGTACAGGGAATGCTGTTCTGGTTGTGAGATACTACCGCGCTTTCATCATAACGGGTATCTGTATTGGGTTTAAAAATCTCCACCTGCAAACGCGCAATTTGTGCACGTCGAAGCCTGCGTATAAGTTCCTCGGTTTTGCCTGAGAACATAGATCCGCATACCACTTCAATACTACCGCCGTGTTCACTGCGCCTTTTAAAAACATCTTCACTAAACAGCATTCCAGAATTTTTTACAGCCGGCTAATATCAGAATTATATCTTACTTTTGAGTGGATACATTTTCAACACCCGGTACATGAAACAGCAGGAGATATTAAGAAAGATAGGCAATATACTGAAAGAGCTGAACGAGCAGTACGAGTATCTGCAAGCAGAAGAAATGCATCAGAACGACTTAGAACTTGAATTATTTGCAGCCAATGCCAAGTTTTTAACCGATCATACCGAAATACTCAGAAAGATTAACATACAGCTACATGATGCAAAATTAAGCCTGCCCGAACATACCGATGATCACGCCACGCTTTTGCTTGAACCAGTAACCACCGAGGACAATGAAATACCCCAGGCTAACGTATTCGAATTGCCTGAAAATACGCCACTACCGCCATTGTCGGAAACAGCGATAAACTATCATTTAAACTCCGAAGAGGATGAACAAGTAAGGCCTGAAGTGACTGAAACATTTACTGCAGCTAACACGGAATCAGCCTGGCAACAGTTGCCTGAAGAAGATAATAACCACCACCATGATGTAGTTATTGAGCATACGCAGGACACTTATGGCTTTTTTAGGCATGAACCAGAAGTAAGCAGCGAACAGCATAGCTTTAGCTTAAGCAGCAGCCATACCGAAGAAGAGCCAACACCAGTACATGTAGATATTACTGAACCAGCTGCCCCCCTGTTTGAAGCGCCTGCAGCAGAAACAGAACCTGCATACACTCCTGAAATACAACAACCCGACGAAGAGGAACCACAGCCCCCGGCCGAACCCGTTAAAGAACCCACTGCGCCTGCACCTGTTGAAGAACCTACGCCACAGCTTGCAACAATACAACAACATGCTTTTGAGCCTATAGCACAGGAGCCTGTAACAACTTATGCACCACCCGTTTTTGAACCAGCTAAGCCCGAGCCTGAGCAGCCTTTAACATTAAATGAGCGGCTATCGGCCCAGTTAAACGGCAGTAAACAAGCATCCACTGGCACATCACATGCTCAATCGGTTACTGATATTAAATCGGCAATTAACCTGAATGATAAGATGCTGTTTGTAAAGGACCTGTTTAATGGCTACAGCCTGGCTTATAGCGAAGCTATTGAATTGCTTAACCGGTGCAAGACGTTTGACGAAGCCGACCGCTTCCTGAAGTCGAACTATGTCGCCAAAAATAATTGGGCCGATAAGCCCGATACGGTAGACAAATTTTACGCAATTCTGCAACGGCGGTTTGCTTCTTAAATTACCGGCAAGCGAGCTTAGTGTTTAAGCCGCGGTGTTTTTTATATTTACATCACACATTTGAATCTGGTTAGAGGTTTATAGTAAAGCAAATGCAACAACTATAAATGATTGTAAATTATACCAACCAGGGATGGGAAGTAATAACACAACGTGCACACGGCTTACTGGCTGCCCAGTTGGCCATGCACTGGAATAAGAAGGAGCGCCCAACGCGCTGGACAGAAACGTTGCTGGCCATTGCCGAGCATGATGATGCCCGCACCGAGCTCGAATCAGACCAATTATTGACCGAACAAGGTGGCCCACTAAATTTTGACATGCAATTGTTCGACCCGGAACATTGCCGGTTAATGGCTAATATATCGCTATCTAAAAGCCGTTATATAGCGCTGCTTACTTCCATGCATATGGTTTTCCTTTTTGAAAAAGAGGCAGACAGTAATCCGTTAGTAAAGCCTTTTTTAAAAGAGCAAGCCCGTTTGCAAAAGCAATGGCGTACCAACTTAGCAATTGATGAACAGGAAACTAGCCGGATATACCGTTTGTTGGAATGGTGCGATGCTTGCTCACTATTGCTTTGCCGCAATGAGGTGCAGCCCGAGAAGCGCAATATTGAAATAAGCCAGGGCCCCTCAAACACCACCTACCACCTACGGCAAAAATCAAATGGGCAATTAACCGTCACCCCTTGGCCATTTGAAGAAGATGAATTTCAAGTAAGGTTGGAAAAAAGAATAATACCTCAATTACACTTTAAAGACAACGAAGATTTTAAGAAGCATTTTGTCTCTGCACCAGTAGAGGAAATAATCTGGGCTTTTAAAATGTAATTCTGTAAAATTTATTTGCAATTATCAAAACCTTAAGTAAATTTAAACATTTGATTATAAACCCATTATCTACAGTTATGAAAAATCAAATTCTAAAATCATGCTTAATTGGCGCCGGCACAATTGTATTGTTTATTATTGATGTTAAATTGTCCTTTGCACAGTCAGACTGTACAGCACGAGCCTTCGGCTTACCAACAGCATTAATGGCTCCCGCCGTAGTTTATGATCCTCAAAGAGAGATGGAAAACTTTTATTTAAATACCTCAGGTAGCAGATATTTGAATGACAATTGGGCAACTGGCAAAATTGTCACAACAGACGGTGATGAGTACAGTAATCTTAATGTGAAGTATGATCTATGGAATGACAAAGTTGAGGTATTAGCAAGCAACAGAAAGGTGGTTCCAAACAACATCGAAAAATTGGTGATTTACACTGATCTTAATAAACCATTAGTTTTCAAAAGTGGTTTTCCGTCAGTAGCTGAATATAATAATCAAACTTTATATCAGGTTTTAACTAATGGAAAAGCTTCTTTATTGAAAAAGCCGGCAAAAAAACTACAGATAGAGAACGCTTATAACAATACTAAGGCAACGCAGTTCAACTCTTTAAATGATTATTACGTTTATAAAGACAGTCAGATGATCAAGTTCTCCAGAAAAAAGAGTGCTATAGCCACAATATTAGCCGACAAACAAAACCAAGTGTTAGCCTATATAGAAAAAAATAGCATTAATTTAAAAGACGACACAGATTTAGAGAAGGTTATAGAGTTTTACAATAAACTGTAAGTTCTGACTGACAGGCATTTGAATAAATCATCTTAAGAGCAATACTTCTTTTAAATGCCCAATACCTGCTTTAACCTGGCATACCCGGCCTTGCTAACCGGAATACGGGTTCCAGATTTCAGGATGGCAACATGTGCATCTTTCTCAAACGGATCAATACGGGTAATTTGCGATAAGTTGATAATGTAAGAACGGTGCACACGGGCAAAATGGCGGGCATCAAGGGTTTGCTCAAAAAAGCTCATCGTCTTGTTCTTTAAAAATGAACCCTCGGGCGTACAAATGCTAACATAATCGTCATCAGCAGCAAGATACTCAATGTCATGCACCGGAATGATCTTTACCTTAGTACCGGTTTTGACCACAATGCGCTCATGCTGCGCTGGTGATTGCGAAGCAGTTTCTAATAAAGCTTCCGTCGGTTTAACAGCAGGCTTAACTGAATTTTGCGCCAGGTACTTCTCTATAGCCTTATTAAAGCGTTCACGACTGAAAGGTTTCAAGAGATAATCTACCGCATGAGTTTCAAAAGCTTTTATAGCGTATTCATCAAATGCAGTGGTAAAAATAACCTGCGGCGGCTGATCCACCAGTTCCAACATTTCAAAGCCGTTTATTTTAGGCATTTGTACATCCAGAAATATCAGGTCGGGCTGGTGTTGCATAATGGCTTTTATACCCTCAAAACCATCGCCGCATTCCTGCAATACCTGTACCTGTTGGTTAAAAGGCTGCAAATATTCCTGCACTACCATGCGGGCTAAAGGTTCGTCATCAATAATCAGTACGCGTGTCATACCTGTGGTATCTTAATCATGATGGTAAATATATCATCATTTTGGTAAGTTTCCACCAGATCATTACGGGCAAATAGTAAGTAAAGCCGGCGCTGAATGCCACGTATGCCAAAACCGGTACCATGCCGCGGCCGAGATGTTTGCGGATCGTAAGGGTTTTGCACCATCACTAACAGGTAGTTATCTTCAGTTTCGGCCCGTACACTGATGGTTACTTCGCCGGTCGTATCATACAAACCAAACTTTATGGCATTTTCAACAATTGGTTGTAAAAGCAGCGGTGGCAACATGGCCTGTCTGCATTTATCGTCACAGCTAATCTCAGTTTGCAAACGGTGGCCAAAACGTACTTTTTCGATATCCAAATACAGATTTAGGTGTTGCAGTTCCTCACTTAAACTTACCTGCTGCTGGTCGTCTTTTTTTAAAGTGCCACGTAAAAAGTCAGACAACTGGTGAATCATTCTCCGCGCCTCATCGGGCTTAAAGCCAATAAGGGCGTTTATAGAATTTAAGCTATTAAACAAGAAGTGGGGTTGTAGCTGCTGGCGCAAATTGTATAGCTCCGCATCACGGGCTAACTGCTCGGCTTCAGTCTTGCGCTTTTCGTTCTCCTTTTGGTCTTGCTGCACGTACCAAACCAAGCTAATCATGGCCATCCAGCCAATAGCCAAAAAGTTAGTGAACAGCCTGATGATCAACGATTGCTTTAAAAAGGCGATGTAAGTATCGCCCACACTTAAAAAGGGCAACGCCCATCTAACAGCCAACGTACAAGCGCCAGCCAGCACAACACACCATATAAACAAATTAATGTAACTGCCTTTGCCGGGCTGGTAATAACGCAGGTTGTTATCAATAAGCCAGCAAGCTGCAGCCAGTGGTACGGCACTTACCATACTATCCAAACCGGCTATATACCAATCGAAGCCGAAACTATGTATAATATAAGTTTGTAAAGCCGCCCAAACCAGGCCACCTATTATAAAGGCCAGGTTCAGTTTTCTAAACAGCGTGGATGATGAGGTCATGCGGGGTCAAAGATTTAAGCTCAACGCTGTTAATTGATAGGCGCGGCTAAAAAGCCAATTATCAATTTTAAAATGGTGTATACGCTAACGATGATTAAATACCAGTTCATGATTCCTGAATTTTAAAGTTTAAAAACTACGAACATCTACACCTGCAAAAATTGAGGTGCCTTTTAATACCAATATCTTGTCAGAACTTTGTGCGGTTGCATTGCCAAAGCGCTTGTCATCAACGCTGGCAAATATGGCTGCCACATCAGATCGTACTTGCCAGTGCGGGGGCACCAAAAGCTTAACACCTCCAAATATTTGCACAATCTCAATCTCTACTATACCGTTAATATCTGCCCGCGTAAAATCCAGCTCGGCACCGCCAAAAATGTTTATTATCTCCCCTCCTTTAAAATCTTTAGAGAGTATGGTCTTTTTTATACCGCCAAAAACAGAAACCGCTTCAATAACATCATCGCCTTTGCCCTGGGTAGTGTACTTTTCCTTAGCAGTAAAATCGCTACCGCCGGTGCCTGCATCAGTCATTTCGGTTGAACCATCCGGCCTTACCACGTAATCTGCCTCAACTGCATTATTAAATTGATCTGCTTTCCACTTCTTTTTGTACGCAGGTGTATGATTACGTTTAACAATAAGCCATAAACCCACGCCAATAATTGCTAATGGCCAGAAAAAAGCCCGTAAATTAAAATCCGGAAGAATACGGCCTGATAAAAAGAATACACCGATACCTACTAATATAAGCCAGGCAGAGCTTTTAAAATTATTCTTGAAGCCAACAAAAAGCCCTATTACTATCAGCAGCATGGGGAAGCTAAACAACCAGCTCGGAAAAAAGAAGTCGGCAAATTGATGGA
Protein-coding sequences here:
- a CDS encoding histidine kinase, coding for MTSSSTLFRKLNLAFIIGGLVWAALQTYIIHSFGFDWYIAGLDSMVSAVPLAAACWLIDNNLRYYQPGKGSYINLFIWCVVLAGACTLAVRWALPFLSVGDTYIAFLKQSLIIRLFTNFLAIGWMAMISLVWYVQQDQKENEKRKTEAEQLARDAELYNLRQQLQPHFLFNSLNSINALIGFKPDEARRMIHQLSDFLRGTLKKDDQQQVSLSEELQHLNLYLDIEKVRFGHRLQTEISCDDKCRQAMLPPLLLQPIVENAIKFGLYDTTGEVTISVRAETEDNYLLVMVQNPYDPQTSRPRHGTGFGIRGIQRRLYLLFARNDLVETYQNDDIFTIMIKIPQV
- a CDS encoding response regulator, translating into MTRVLIIDDEPLARMVVQEYLQPFNQQVQVLQECGDGFEGIKAIMQHQPDLIFLDVQMPKINGFEMLELVDQPPQVIFTTAFDEYAIKAFETHAVDYLLKPFSRERFNKAIEKYLAQNSVKPAVKPTEALLETASQSPAQHERIVVKTGTKVKIIPVHDIEYLAADDDYVSICTPEGSFLKNKTMSFFEQTLDARHFARVHRSYIINLSQITRIDPFEKDAHVAILKSGTRIPVSKAGYARLKQVLGI
- a CDS encoding DUF5668 domain-containing protein, yielding MSIEPSYPNSPQNNGKVFAGLILLAVGSLLLLHQFADFFFPSWLFSFPMLLIVIGLFVGFKNNFKSSAWLILVGIGVFFLSGRILPDFNLRAFFWPLAIIGVGLWLIVKRNHTPAYKKKWKADQFNNAVEADYVVRPDGSTEMTDAGTGGSDFTAKEKYTTQGKGDDVIEAVSVFGGIKKTILSKDFKGGEIINIFGGAELDFTRADINGIVEIEIVQIFGGVKLLVPPHWQVRSDVAAIFASVDDKRFGNATAQSSDKILVLKGTSIFAGVDVRSF
- a CDS encoding DUF3891 family protein, which codes for MIVNYTNQGWEVITQRAHGLLAAQLAMHWNKKERPTRWTETLLAIAEHDDARTELESDQLLTEQGGPLNFDMQLFDPEHCRLMANISLSKSRYIALLTSMHMVFLFEKEADSNPLVKPFLKEQARLQKQWRTNLAIDEQETSRIYRLLEWCDACSLLLCRNEVQPEKRNIEISQGPSNTTYHLRQKSNGQLTVTPWPFEEDEFQVRLEKRIIPQLHFKDNEDFKKHFVSAPVEEIIWAFKM